One genomic region from Xyrauchen texanus isolate HMW12.3.18 chromosome 16, RBS_HiC_50CHRs, whole genome shotgun sequence encodes:
- the hhipl1 gene encoding HHIP-like protein 1, with the protein MWYFCDVFGRIWQSPFVLFYLLAFWIAPAFMHPQCLDFKPPFQPQQELQFCKMYTYFGCCDYARDQELMAKYYRIMDNFDYYGFSNCAAYVQDLLCQECSPFAAHLFDAEDPSTPIHTIPGLCPDYCSQLHSKCSSFLTLLSDDPRIEELKHDQRKLCQYLEVDDPDYCYPHLLSNELLTKNLGRTAADSDGCLQLCLEEVANGLRNPLAMVHANDGTHRFFVAEQVGLVWVYLPDRSKLEKPFLNITKAVLTSPWEGDERGFLGLTFHPNFKYNGKLYVYYSVEVGFDERIRISEFRISSADMNVVDHGSERIILEIDEPASNHNGGQLLFADDGYLYIFTGDGGMAGDPFGKFGNAQNKSALLGKVLRIDVDDNEKGPLYRIPSDNPFVHERNARPEVYAYGVRNMWRCSVDRGDPYTKEGKGRIFCGDVGQNKFEEIDIVEKGRNYGWRAKEGFSCYDKKLCANSSLDDVLPIFAYPHKMGKSVTGGYVYRGCENPNLNGMYIFGDFMSGRLMSLKENRNTRIWEYNEICMGMGLTCSFPGLINNYYPYIISFAEDEAGELYFMSTEIPSATSSTGVVYKIVDPSRRAPPGKCNYDPHSVRVKSHRIPFKPKETLIGVSIPTKRPRLSHAENPPDAASEDWLQELPGNFKEPDVQITPTPFTPTTAKPLKTSRQRKVRRRKGKQKNGAVRLVGDEESQRDRGRVEIYANGEWGTICDDLWNTKNAVVVCRQLGFRHALKAAKHAEFGEGKDLKIILDDVQCEGTEETLLDCQHAGVGTHNCAHYEDAGVICGNSGSE; encoded by the exons ATGTGGTACTTCTGCGATGTCTTCGGTCGTATATGGCAATcgccatttgttttgttttatttgttagcGTTTTGGATAGCACCTGCGTTCATGCATCCACAATGTTTGGATTTTAAACCCCCTTTTCAGCCTCAACAAGAGCTTCAGTTCTGTAAAATGTATACATACTTCGGCTGCTGCGACTATGCCAGGGACCAAGAGCTGATGGCAAAATATTATCGAATAATGGATAACTTCGATTATTATGGATTTTCGAACTGTGCCGCGTACGTACAAGATCTACTTTGCCAG GAATGCTCTCCATTTGCGGCTCACCTTTTTGATGCTGAAGACCCCAGCACACCCATACACACCATACCTGGACTGTGCCCAGACTACTGTTCTCAACTCCATTCCAAGTGCAGTTCTTTTCTGACCTTGTTGTCTGACGATCCACGTATTGAAGAACTTAAGCATGACCAGCGTAAGCTCTGTCAGTACCTGGAGGTGGATGATCCAGACTACTGTTATCCTCATCTCCTAAGCAATGAACTGTTAACCAAAAATCTGGGCCGCACTGCAGCTGATTCTGACGGCTGCTTGCAGCTGTGCTTGGAGGAGGTTGCCAATGGACTCAGAAACCCCCTTGCCATGGTTCACGCCAATGATGGTACACACAGGTTTTTCGTTGCTGAACAAGTTGGCTTGGTCTGGGTATACCTTCCAGATCGCTCAAAGCTTGAGAAACCGTTTCTAAACATCACCAAGGCTGTGTTGACCTCTCCATGGGAAGGCGATGAAAGAGGCTTTCTGGGACTCACCTTTCACCCAAACTTTAAATACAATGGGAAGCTTTATGTGTATTACTCCGTGGAGGTTGGCTTTGATGAGAGAATCCGCATCAGTGAGTTTCGTATCTCATCTGCGGATATGAATGTGGTTGACCACGGATCTGAGAG AATCATTTTAGAGATTGATGAACCTGCCTCTAATCACAATGGTGGTCAGCTTCTGTTTGCTGATGATGGATACTTATACATCTTCACTGGGGATGGTGGAATGGCAGGAGATCCATTTGGGAAATTTGGAAATGCTCAGAACAA ATCTGCACTTTTGGGAAAGGTTCTTCGCATTGATGTAGATGACAATGAAAAGGGGCCACTGTATAGAATTCCGTCGGACAATCCATTTGTGCATGAACGCAACGCTCGGCCGGAGGTGTATGCCTATGGGGTCCGAAACATGTGGAGATGCTCAGTAGACAGAGGAGATCCATACACCAAGGAAGGAAAAGGACGAATCTTCTGTGGGGATGTGGGCCAGAATAAGTTCGAGGAAATAGACATAGTGGAGAAGGGCCGGAATTATGGATGGAGAGCAAAAGAGGGCTTCTCTTGTTATGACAAGAAGCTCTGCGCAAACAGCTCCTTAG atgatGTTCTTCCAATTTTCGCATATCCACACAAAATGGGCAAATCTGTCACAGGTGGCTATGTTTACAGAGGCTGTGAAAATCCAAATTTAAATGGCATGTACATATTTGGAGACTTTATGAGTGG ACGCCTGATGAGTTTAAAAGAAAACAGAAACACAAGGATTTGGGAATACAATGAGATTTGCATGGGCATGGGTCTGACTTGTTCATTTCCAGGGCTCATCAACAATTACTATCCGTACATCATTTCATTTGCAGAGGATGAAGCAG GTGAACTCTATTTCATGTCTACCGAAATACCTAGTGCGACATCATCTACAGGTGTTGTGTACAAAATTGTTGATCCCTCAAG ACGTGCACCCCCAGGAAAATGTAATTATGACCCACATTCAGTCCGTGTTAAGAGCCACCGTATTCCATTCAAGCCAAAGGAAA CTTTGATTGGAGTCAGTATTCCAACAAAGCGTCCTAGACTCTCACATGCAGAAAACCCTCCTGATGCTGCCTCAGAAGACTGGCTACAAGAGCTGCCAGGCAACTTTAAGGAGCCGGATGTACAAATCACCCCCACTCCATTCACCCCAACTACAGCCAAGCCTCTCAAAACATCCAGGCAACGGAAGGTTAGGCGCAGAAAGGGCAAGCAAAAGAACGGAGCTGTGAGATTGGTTGGGGACGAAGAGAGTCAGAGAGATCGGGGAAGGGTGGAGATATATGCTAATGGTGAATGGGGGACCATTTGTGATGATCTCTGGAACACAAAGAATGCTGTGGTGGTCTGCCGGCAGCTTGGGTTCCGCCATGCACTTAAGGCTGCCAAGCATGCCGAGTTTGGGGAGGGGAAGGACCTGAAGATTATTTTGGATGATGTGCAGTGTGAGGGGACAGAAGAAACCCTTCTGGACTGCCAGCATGCTGGAGTGGGCACGCACAACTGTGCACATTATGAAGATGCAGGAGTGATATGTGGAAATTCAGGCTCGGAATAA